Proteins encoded by one window of Pelmatolapia mariae isolate MD_Pm_ZW linkage group LG14, Pm_UMD_F_2, whole genome shotgun sequence:
- the LOC134641171 gene encoding uncharacterized protein C14orf132, whose amino-acid sequence MELSLMSAQQFPAVSGAFMDSPYNGNTSLQTSTSNLNAGYSRPSEAEDDGKVSSDTIWLWIAVLATIGNIVVVAVVCACAF is encoded by the coding sequence CAATTCCCGGCTGTGAGCGGGGCCTTCATGGATTCTCCGTACAACGGCAACACATCCTTGCAGACGTCCACGTCCAACCTCAATGCCGGCTATTCGCGGCCCTCAGAAGCCGAGGATGACGGCAAAGTGTCCAGTGACACCATTTGGCTGTGGATTGCTGTCCTGGCAACAATTGGCAACATAGTGGTGGTGGCTGTGGTTTGTGCCTGTGCCTTCTGA